One window from the genome of Salvia splendens isolate huo1 chromosome 9, SspV2, whole genome shotgun sequence encodes:
- the LOC121746395 gene encoding translation machinery-associated protein 22-like isoform X2: MAEKPLPVQVLYCGVCSLPAEFCEFGPDFQKCKPWLIQNAPQLYPDLIKDAGEKDGLSDQLQSTSISDGSLKPKEEVKRLPGGKIKKKDKQEVIIEKMTRNKRKCITTVKGLELFGVKLNDASKKLGKKFATGASVVKGPTEKEQIDVQGDISYDLVEFIIDTWPDVPETAIFFIEDGKKVAAA, from the exons ATGGCGGAGAAACCCCTACCAGTTCAGGTTCTCTACTGCGGCGTATGCAGCTTGCCCGCTGAGTTCTGCGAATTCGGACCCGATTTTCAGAAATGCAAGCCCTGGTTGATCCAGAACGCCCCCCAACTTTATCCGGATCTCATTAAAG ATGCTGGTGAGAAGGACGGATTATCTGATCAGCTTCAGTCTACTTCTATTTCCGATG GTTCTTTAAAACCCAAGGAAGAAGTCAAACGTCTGCCTGGTGGGAAGATTAAAAAGAAG GATAAACAAGAAGTTATTATTGAAAAGATGACCCGTAACAAACGAAAATGCATAACTACAGTTAAAGGCCTAGAGCTTTTTG GTGTTAAACTAAATGATGCATCAAAGAAGCTTGGCAAAAAATTTGCCACTGGAGCTTCTGTAGTTAAG GGCCCTACTGAGAAGGAGCAAATTGATGTTCAAGGAGATATATCCTATGACTTAGTGGAGTTCATAATAGACACCTGGCCAGAT
- the LOC121746395 gene encoding translation machinery-associated protein 22-like isoform X1, protein MAEKPLPVQVLYCGVCSLPAEFCEFGPDFQKCKPWLIQNAPQLYPDLIKDAGEKDGLSDQLQSTSISDAGSLKPKEEVKRLPGGKIKKKDKQEVIIEKMTRNKRKCITTVKGLELFGVKLNDASKKLGKKFATGASVVKGPTEKEQIDVQGDISYDLVEFIIDTWPDVPETAIFFIEDGKKVAAA, encoded by the exons ATGGCGGAGAAACCCCTACCAGTTCAGGTTCTCTACTGCGGCGTATGCAGCTTGCCCGCTGAGTTCTGCGAATTCGGACCCGATTTTCAGAAATGCAAGCCCTGGTTGATCCAGAACGCCCCCCAACTTTATCCGGATCTCATTAAAG ATGCTGGTGAGAAGGACGGATTATCTGATCAGCTTCAGTCTACTTCTATTTCCGATG CAGGTTCTTTAAAACCCAAGGAAGAAGTCAAACGTCTGCCTGGTGGGAAGATTAAAAAGAAG GATAAACAAGAAGTTATTATTGAAAAGATGACCCGTAACAAACGAAAATGCATAACTACAGTTAAAGGCCTAGAGCTTTTTG GTGTTAAACTAAATGATGCATCAAAGAAGCTTGGCAAAAAATTTGCCACTGGAGCTTCTGTAGTTAAG GGCCCTACTGAGAAGGAGCAAATTGATGTTCAAGGAGATATATCCTATGACTTAGTGGAGTTCATAATAGACACCTGGCCAGAT
- the LOC121747147 gene encoding uncharacterized protein LOC121747147, translating into MCAVCRPYVGDSGDVIFDGKIAILPFTTQEPAMRKSKNRPRGTLETKPIQSVNKDVMRECLIHKIIPAIKAKWPDNISKDIFIQQDNARPHIMHNDAEFQSVANTDGFRFHIICQPSNSPDCNVLDLGFFRAIQSIQDDKLARGVDELVANVQAVFDELSAGTLNKVFLTLQGCLTEILKGEGGNGYKTPHINKERLTRLGILPKTLEVEEHIVKAAVEYLQQPENNEITSYDISSISRVVGF; encoded by the exons atgtgtgcagtgtgtagaCCATACGTTGGAGACAGTGGAGATGTCATATTCGATGGAAAAATAGCCATCTTGCCATTCACAACACAAGAGCCAGCAATGAGAAAATCAAAGAACAGGCCAAGAGGCACCTTGGAGACCAAGCCCATTCAATCAGTGAACAAGGATGTAATGAGAGAATGCCTTATTCATAAG ATCATACCAGCAATCAAGGCTAAATGGCCAGATAACATAAGCAAGGACATATTCATCCAACAAGACAATGCCAGACCTCACATCATGCATAATGATGCAGAATTTCAGTCAGTTGCAAACACAGATGGGTTCAGATTCCATATCATTTGCCAGCCATCTAACTCTCCTGATTGTAATGTCTTGGATTTAGGATTTTTCAGGGCCATCCAGTCTATACAGGATGACAAATTGGCTAGGGGAGTGGATGAGTTAGTGGCTAATGTGCAAGCAGTCTTTGATGAACTTAGTGCAGGAACATTGAACAAGGTTTTTCTGACTCTTCAAGGATGTTTAACTGAGATTTTGAAGGGGGAAGGGGGGAATGGCTACAAAACTCCACACATTAACAAAGAAAGGTTGACAAGGCTGGGGATACTGCCAAAGACATTGGAGGTTGAAGAACACATAGTGAAAGCTGCAGTGGAATACCTCCAGCAGCCTGAAAATAATGAGATCACCTCATATGACATCTCAAGTATCAGTAGAGTTGTAGGGTTCTAA